The Mycobacterium sp. 3519A genome contains a region encoding:
- a CDS encoding DUF58 domain-containing protein, which yields MTTSRRGVDLPSLKRGEIRDPALTAALRKLELTVRRKLDGVLHGDHLGLLPGPGSEPGESRLYQPGDDVRRMDWSVTARTTHPHVRQMIADRELETWLVVDMSASLDFGTTGCEKRDLAVAAAAAITFLNSGGGNRIGAIIANGDSVRRVPALSGRIHEQELLRTIATMPKAPPGVRGDLAAAIDALRRPERRRGMAVIISDFLGPINWMRPLRAIAGRHEVLGIEVLDPRDVELPPVGDVILQDTETGVTREFTIDEQLRDDFEKAAAAHRAEVARTLRRCDAPLLSLRTDRDWIADVVRFVANRRRGALAGLG from the coding sequence GTGACTACCTCGAGGCGAGGGGTCGATCTTCCGTCGCTCAAGCGCGGGGAGATCCGTGATCCCGCGCTGACGGCAGCTCTGCGCAAACTGGAGCTGACCGTGCGCCGCAAACTCGACGGGGTGCTACACGGCGACCACCTCGGGCTGCTGCCGGGGCCGGGCTCGGAGCCGGGGGAGTCGCGGCTGTATCAGCCCGGCGACGACGTCCGGCGGATGGACTGGTCGGTGACCGCCCGCACGACGCACCCGCACGTGCGTCAGATGATCGCGGACCGTGAGCTCGAGACATGGCTGGTGGTCGACATGTCCGCCAGCCTGGACTTCGGCACCACCGGCTGCGAGAAGCGGGATCTAGCCGTTGCGGCGGCGGCCGCGATCACGTTCCTCAACAGCGGGGGCGGCAACCGGATCGGCGCGATCATCGCCAACGGCGACTCGGTGCGCCGGGTGCCCGCGTTGTCGGGGCGCATACACGAGCAGGAACTGCTGCGCACGATCGCCACGATGCCCAAGGCGCCGCCCGGAGTGCGTGGCGACCTGGCTGCGGCCATCGACGCGCTGCGCAGGCCCGAGCGCCGCCGCGGTATGGCGGTGATCATCAGCGACTTCCTCGGCCCGATCAACTGGATGCGCCCGCTGCGGGCGATCGCCGGCAGGCACGAGGTGCTCGGCATCGAGGTCCTCGACCCGCGCGACGTCGAACTGCCGCCCGTCGGCGACGTCATCCTGCAGGACACCGAAACCGGGGTCACCCGCGAGTTCACCATCGACGAGCAACTGCGCGACGACTTCGAGAAGGCCGCGGCGGCGCATCGTGCCGAGGTCGCCCGCACACTGCGGCGCTGTGACGCGCCGCTGCTGTCGCTGCGCACCGACAGGGACTGGATCGCCGACGTCGTCCGGTTCGTGGCCAACCGCCGCCGCGGAGCGCTTGCCGGTCTGGGTTAA
- a CDS encoding VWA domain-containing protein: MTLPLLGPMTLSGFEHAWFFLFLIAVAAIVVLYVLVQVARHRRMLRFANMELLESVAPKRPSRWRHLPAILLVAALLMFTVAMAGPTHDVRIPRNRAVVMLVIDVSQSMRATDVSPNRLAAAQEAAKQFADQLTPGINLGLIAYAGTATVLVSPTTNREASKAAIDKLQLADRTATGEGIFTALQAIATVGAVIGGGDEPPPARIVLMSDGKETVPSNPDNPKGAYTAARTAKDQGVPISTVSFGTPYGYVEINDQRQPVPVDDEMLKKIAELSGGEAYTASSLEQLKEVFTNLQEQIGYETRKGDASAGWLRLGALVLALSALAAMLINRRLPN; the protein is encoded by the coding sequence ATGACATTACCGTTGCTCGGTCCGATGACGCTGTCGGGTTTCGAACACGCCTGGTTTTTCCTGTTCCTGATCGCCGTCGCCGCCATCGTCGTGTTGTACGTGCTGGTGCAGGTGGCCCGGCACCGGCGAATGCTGCGGTTTGCGAACATGGAGTTGCTGGAAAGCGTTGCGCCCAAACGGCCTTCGCGCTGGCGGCATCTGCCTGCGATCCTGTTGGTGGCCGCACTGCTGATGTTCACCGTTGCGATGGCGGGGCCGACGCACGACGTCCGGATTCCGCGCAACCGCGCGGTGGTGATGTTGGTGATCGACGTGTCGCAGTCGATGCGGGCCACCGACGTGTCCCCGAACCGGCTCGCCGCGGCGCAGGAGGCCGCCAAGCAATTCGCCGATCAACTCACGCCAGGCATCAATCTGGGGTTGATTGCGTATGCGGGCACGGCGACCGTGCTGGTGTCGCCGACAACGAACCGGGAGGCGTCGAAGGCCGCGATCGACAAGCTGCAACTGGCCGACCGCACCGCGACGGGGGAGGGCATCTTCACCGCTCTGCAGGCCATCGCCACCGTCGGCGCGGTGATCGGCGGCGGTGACGAACCGCCGCCCGCCCGCATCGTGCTGATGTCGGACGGTAAGGAGACGGTGCCGTCGAATCCGGACAACCCCAAGGGCGCCTACACCGCCGCGCGCACCGCCAAGGACCAGGGGGTGCCGATCTCGACGGTGTCGTTCGGCACGCCGTACGGCTACGTCGAGATCAACGATCAGCGCCAGCCGGTGCCGGTCGACGACGAGATGCTCAAGAAGATCGCCGAACTGTCCGGTGGCGAGGCCTACACCGCGTCGAGCCTGGAGCAACTCAAGGAGGTCTTCACCAACCTGCAGGAGCAGATCGGCTACGAAACCCGCAAGGGTGACGCGAGCGCGGGCTGGCTGCGGCTGGGCGCGCTGGTGCTGGCGCTGTCGGCGCTGGCGGCCATGCTGATCAACCGCCGACTACCCAACTGA
- a CDS encoding VWA domain-containing protein produces MTLPLLGPMTLTGFDHVWYFLFLFVVAGLVVLYLAMQRSRRKRLQQFANTELLESVAPKRPSRWRHLATVLLIVSLVSFTIAMAGPTHDVKIPRNRAVVMLVIDVSQSMRATDIEPSRMAAAQEAAKQFVDQMTPGINLGLISYAGTATVLVSPTTNRDASKNAIDKLQVADRTATGEAIFTALQAINTVGAVIGGGDTPPPARIVLMSDGKETVPSNPDNPKGAYTAARTAKDQGVGISTVAFGTPYGYVEMNDQRTPVPVDDEMLKKIAQLSNGQSYTADSLEQLKEVFTNLQEQIGYETRKGDASAGWLRLGALVLALAAVAALLINRRLPN; encoded by the coding sequence ATGACACTTCCATTGCTCGGACCGATGACGCTGACGGGCTTCGACCACGTCTGGTACTTCCTGTTCCTGTTCGTGGTGGCCGGACTCGTCGTGCTGTACCTCGCCATGCAGCGGTCGCGGCGCAAACGGCTGCAGCAGTTCGCCAACACCGAGTTGCTGGAAAGCGTTGCACCCAAACGGCCTTCGCGCTGGCGCCATCTGGCGACGGTGCTGTTGATCGTGTCCCTGGTGTCGTTCACCATCGCGATGGCCGGGCCGACACACGACGTCAAGATTCCGCGCAACCGCGCCGTGGTGATGTTGGTGATCGACGTGTCGCAGTCGATGCGGGCCACCGACATCGAGCCGAGTCGGATGGCCGCCGCTCAGGAGGCGGCCAAGCAGTTCGTCGACCAGATGACGCCGGGCATCAACCTGGGGCTCATCTCGTATGCGGGCACGGCGACCGTGCTGGTGTCGCCGACCACCAACCGCGACGCGTCCAAGAACGCGATCGACAAGCTGCAGGTGGCCGACCGGACCGCGACCGGCGAGGCGATCTTCACCGCACTGCAGGCCATCAACACCGTCGGCGCGGTGATCGGCGGCGGTGACACGCCGCCGCCCGCTCGCATCGTGCTGATGTCCGACGGCAAGGAGACGGTGCCGTCGAACCCGGACAACCCCAAGGGCGCCTACACCGCCGCGCGGACCGCGAAGGACCAGGGCGTGGGGATCTCCACTGTCGCGTTCGGCACCCCGTACGGCTACGTCGAGATGAACGATCAGCGCACGCCCGTGCCGGTGGACGACGAGATGCTCAAGAAGATCGCCCAGCTGTCGAACGGCCAGTCCTACACCGCGGACAGCCTCGAACAGCTCAAAGAGGTCTTCACCAACCTGCAGGAGCAGATCGGCTACGAGACTCGCAAGGGCGATGCCAGCGCCGGCTGGCTGCGACTGGGCGCGTTGGTGTTGGCGCTGGCGGCGGTCGCGGCGTTGCTGATCAACCGCAGGTTGCCCAACTGA
- the fabG1 gene encoding 3-oxoacyl-ACP reductase FabG1 yields MPQFVSRSVLVTGGNRGIGLAIAQRLAADGHKVAVTHRGSGAPEGLFGVECDVTDNAAVDRAFKEVEEHQGPVEVLVSNAGISKDAFLIRMTEERFEEVINANLTGAFRVAQRASRSMQRNRFGRIIFIGSVSGMWGIGNQANYAAAKAGLIGMARSISRELSKAGVTANVVAPGYIDTEMTRALDERIQAGALEFIPAKRVGTAEDVAGAVSFLASEDAGYIAGAVIPVDGGMGMGH; encoded by the coding sequence ATGCCCCAATTCGTGTCGCGCTCTGTTCTGGTGACCGGTGGAAACCGTGGCATCGGACTGGCCATCGCCCAGCGCCTTGCCGCCGACGGTCACAAGGTCGCGGTCACCCACCGTGGCTCCGGTGCACCCGAAGGACTGTTCGGTGTCGAGTGTGACGTCACCGACAACGCCGCCGTCGACCGCGCCTTCAAAGAGGTCGAAGAGCACCAGGGCCCGGTCGAGGTGCTGGTCTCCAACGCGGGCATCTCCAAAGACGCGTTCCTCATCCGGATGACCGAGGAGCGCTTCGAAGAGGTCATCAACGCGAACCTGACCGGTGCGTTCCGGGTGGCGCAGCGGGCATCGCGCAGCATGCAGCGCAACCGCTTCGGCCGCATCATCTTCATCGGCTCCGTGTCGGGCATGTGGGGCATCGGCAACCAGGCCAACTACGCGGCCGCCAAGGCGGGCCTGATCGGCATGGCCCGCTCGATCTCCAGGGAACTGTCGAAGGCGGGCGTCACCGCCAATGTGGTTGCGCCGGGCTACATCGACACCGAGATGACCCGTGCGCTCGACGAACGGATCCAGGCCGGTGCACTGGAGTTCATCCCTGCCAAGCGGGTCGGCACCGCCGAGGACGTCGCCGGGGCGGTCAGCTTCCTGGCGTCGGAGGACGCCGGCTACATCGCAGGCGCGGTGATCCCGGTCGACGGCGGCATGGGCATGGGCCACTAG